From the genome of Halomonas sp. MCCC 1A13316, one region includes:
- a CDS encoding Spy/CpxP family protein refolding chaperone: MKLTKFLATITLTLGIVGVASAQQMQAPPQGDQVDQLDQLLDLDENQQQEIRSLLDEAESQLAPKEQEAQALQARLGDYVGPDYDEDLIREDASRLGDLTGEITAETVLLQSRIESVFTEEQRQQLDDAIAQQQQQMQDLQNQMQQQEGQPAQPTQ, from the coding sequence ATGAAGCTCACCAAGTTTCTGGCAACGATCACACTTACCCTGGGAATCGTCGGCGTAGCATCGGCACAGCAGATGCAGGCACCGCCTCAGGGGGATCAGGTGGATCAACTCGATCAGTTGCTCGATCTGGACGAGAACCAGCAGCAGGAGATTCGTAGCCTGCTGGACGAGGCTGAGAGTCAGCTGGCACCCAAGGAGCAGGAGGCACAGGCGCTCCAGGCGCGCCTCGGCGATTATGTCGGGCCCGATTACGATGAAGACCTCATTCGTGAGGATGCCTCACGGCTGGGTGATCTGACCGGTGAGATCACGGCCGAGACGGTATTGCTCCAGTCACGCATCGAATCGGTATTCACTGAGGAGCAGCGTCAGCAGTTGGATGATGCGATCGCTCAGCAGCAGCAACAGATGCAAGATCTTCAGAATCAGATGCAGCAGCAAGAGGGGCAGCCGGCCCAGCCAACCCAATAA